One segment of Coffea arabica cultivar ET-39 chromosome 7c, Coffea Arabica ET-39 HiFi, whole genome shotgun sequence DNA contains the following:
- the LOC113699756 gene encoding zinc finger BED domain-containing protein RICESLEEPER 2-like, with translation MLARMVIIDELPFKFVEREGFLDFCQFMQPRFEMPSRRTLTRDCHKLFSDEKKSLKAYFETLSSRICLTTDAWTSIQNLNYLCLTAHFIDDKWKLHKKILSFCPITSHAGEVIGRTVEKCLLDWKISKVLTVTVDNASSNDTCLQYLRRRLINWKGTVLNGEYLHMRCATHVLNLTVREGLKDLEDSIVRIRSAVRYVRSSPARAQRFKSCIEKERIESKSLVCLDVETRWNSTFLMLEAALKFQKAFELLETVDSKYVEELTPQSENDTRRSSKVRGVPTEMDWEYAKDLLPFLQIFYDSTVKMSVSRYVTGNVYMNEIFGIGGLLNSFQESDDFGLSTMAGNMKKKYDKYWGNVERINILILIAVVLDPQHKLSYVQWGN, from the coding sequence ATGTTGGCTAGGATGGTGATTATAGATGAACTACCTTTTAAATTTGTGGAAAGGGAgggatttttggatttttgtcaGTTTATGCAGCCACGGTTTGAAATGCCATCACGTAGAACTTTAACTAGAGACTGCCATAAGCTTTTTTCAGATGAGAAGAAAAGTTTGAAGGCATACTTTGAAACTTTATCCTCACGAATTTGTCTCACCACTGATGCTTGGACATCCATTCAAAATCTGAATTATTTGTGTTTGACAGCTCACTTTATTGATGATAAATGGAAATTGCACAAAAAGATTTTAAGTTTCTGTCCTATTACAAGTCATGCGGGTGAAGTTATTGGTCGGACAGTAGAAAAATGCTTGCTTGATTGGAAAATTAGTAAAGTTTTGACTGTTACGGTAGACAATGCTAGCTCAAATGACACTTGTTTGCAATATTTGAGAAGAAGGCTTATTAATTGGAAAGGTACTGTCTTAAATGGAGAATACTTGCATATGAGATGTGCTACCCATGTTTTGAATTTGACGGTTAGGGAGGGATTGAAAGACTTGGAAGACTCTATTGTTAGAATTCGATCAGCTGTGAGATATGTTAGGTCTTCACCTGCTAGAGCTCAAAGATTCAAATCTTGcatagaaaaagaaagaatcgAAAGTAAAAGTCTTGTATGCCTTGATGTTGAAACTAGGTGGAACTCCACATTTTTAATGTTAGAGGCTGCTCTAAAATTTCAAAAGGCATTTGAGTTGCTAGAAACTGTGGATAGCAAATATGTCGAAGAGTTAACTCCACAAAGTGAGAATGATACTCGTAGGAGTTCTAAGGTGAGGGGTGTGCCAACTGAAATGGATTGGGAGTATGCAAAAGATTTGTTgccttttcttcaaattttttatgattccACTGTGAAAATGTCAGTCTCACGTTATGTGACaggaaatgtatatatgaatgaaATTTTTGGCATTGGTGGTCTTCTTAATTCATTTCAAGAAAGTGATGACTTTGGTTTGTCAACTATGGCTGGGAATATGaagaaaaaatatgataaatattGGGGTAATGTGGAAAGGATTAACATATTGATTCTGATTGCTGTTGTTCTTGATCCCCAGCATAAACTAAGTTATGTTCAATGGGGCAATTGA